The Armatimonadota bacterium region AGATGGAAGAAGCGGGGCTGTTCAAAGAGTTCGATCACCTCTTCTATCAGGTCCCGGCAGATAGCGTAGTATCGCGGGGTGGAAACGCAACGGGAGTACTCCCCCAGCCAGGCGTCATGCGCGGTGGAGAAATTGAGCTTGGGAATGGGCTCCAGCCCTCTGTCTCGAATGCGTTTCAGCTCTTCTCTCAATTTTGCTGTGCTCCACGCGCCCTGTACGGCGATTTCGGGGTGAGAACGATACTGCACTCCATCGCCCAGGTCTATGACGACCATATTCACTCCGGCACGAGGCATGGCATCCAGAAGCTCGCTCCACAACTCTTCCTCAAAACGCAAATAGGGCTTGTAAATACCGTAATCGCTCCATTCCTCCGTCTCGCGGTCGCACCACATGTTGAAGCTCAGGTGCACCAGATAAGCCCAGATGGTACTGGCACCGTTCACCGACGGCAGCTCCTCTCGCCACAAGTGTTTGTTTATCTGCTTCGCCGTATCCGGACGCTTCTCCTGCCTGCGCAGGAAGGCATAGCAACCTTGCCGAATCTCTGAAACGATTAAGTGATTTCACAACAAAGACATGGAGGTGTACTGTGGACAGGAAAAGCTATGTGGTGCTTCTGCTACTGGTGGCAGTGGTGGGTTGTTATGCCCAGTCCCCTGCTCCACGCCAGCCTGCTCAGGCGGGACTGGTATGGGTGTGGTGGGAAGGAGAAAAACCTTCAGCAACCAACTTCCCCGAACGTCACACTTTTGAACCTGCCAACCCCCAAGAGGCAAGCGTGTTATCCGAAGGCAGGTGGATTGGCGCGGACGGCAACTACGGCGGCAAAACGCTGTTCCTGGAATACGAAGTGAGGGTGCCGCAAACGGGCAACTACTTTTTCTTCGCTCGCAAGTTCTGGAAGCACGGTCCTTTCCGCTGGCGCTTCGATGACGGCGCATGGCAGATTTGCGACCGTGACGTATCCCTGCTGGACGAAGCTCCGTTGCGACCGCTACTGGTCGCGAACTGGGTATCGCTGGGGCAGGTTAAACTGACCGCTGGCACGCATCGCCTGCGCATTGAGGTGCTGCAAAACGAGGGGGCGGTCTGTTTCGACGCCTTCCTGCTCACCAGCAGATACATCGTTCCGCGCGGCAAATTGAAGCCAAACGAGAGGTACAACATGGCGATGGACGGATGGTTCGCTTTCGAACCCGCACCTGATGCCTTTCGTCCCTCCCCGATTGACCTGCGCTTCCTGAACGAGAAGGTGGCAGGCGAGAATGGGTGGATCATAGTGAAAAACGGGCAGTTCGTTCACAGCAAGACGGGCAAACCCGTGCGATTCTGGGCGGTGAACGCGGGACCGGATATCATTCGCATGGACAGGGCGTCGGTAGACTATCTCGCGCGCCATCTGGCGAAATACGGCGTGAATATGGTGCGGATACATGGTGGCATCTGGGGGGATGATTACACGAAAGTCGACCGCGAGTATCTGGACAAGTACTTCTACTTCATCTCCGCGATGAAGCGCGAGGGCATCTACGTCACGTTGTCCATTTACTTCCCCCTGTGGTTGCGGTTCACGCCACAGGATGGCTACGGCGACTACAACAATCAGCATCCCTTCGCCATGCCGTTCTTCAACAAGCGGTTTCAGGAGATTTACAAGGGCTGGTGGCGTGAGCTGATGACCACGCGCAATCCGTATACAGGCATCGCTCTCAAGGATGAACCGGCGGTGGCGATGGTGGAGCTGATGAACGAGGATTCCTACTTCTTCTGGACGTTCACGCCCTACCAGAACATCCCCGCCCAGCAGATGGAGATTCTGGAGAAGGAGTTCGGCAACTGGCTGAGGGCGAAGTACGGTTCGCTGGGAGCAGCGTTCGCTACATGGGGTGGCGACCGTATCCGCGGGGATGACGAAGCAGCCGGACGCGCCGGCTTCATGGGCTTGTGGGAGATGTTCAACCAGCGCAACAAACGCGCTCAGGATACCGCCGAGTTTCTCGCCAAACACCAGCGCGCCTGGTTCGCCCAGATGCGTGATTATGTGAAGAAGGAGCTGGGCTACAAAGGGCTGGTACAGGCTTCGAACTGGATTACTGCCAGCGCACAGATTCTGGGACCGCTGGACAAGTGGAGCAACGCGGTGTGCGACTACATGGACCGGCATGGCTACTTTGGCGGCCCGCACGAGGGTGAACGTGCAGGGTGGTCTCTGAATGTCGGCGACCTGTACGATGACGCCTGCGCCCTCACCGAAGTGGCGAAGGGTTCCCTGCCACTGATGGACATCATCTACAACGGTTTGCCCTCCATCATCAGCGAGGTGAACTGGACACCACCCAACCGCTTCCGCGCCGATTTCCCCTTCCTGTTTGCTACCTACGGAGTGCTGCAGGGCACGGACGGCGTGTACTTCTTCGCCCTATCGGGTCCCAGCTGGCAGCAGGTGTTGAGCAAGTTCTCCATCCAGACGCCGGTGGTCATGGGGCAGTTTCCTGCCGACGCACTCGTCTATCGGCTGGGGCTGGTGCAGGAGAGCCAGCCGGTGGTAGAAGCCAACCTGAAGCTGCAGGACCTCTTTGCGCTCAAAGGAGCGCCTGTCTCGCAACCGGTGAATCTGGATGAGTTGCGTGCGCGCGACATTCCTGCCGGGCAGACCGCGCAGGTGCAGCAGCTGGAGGCGATAGACCCGCTGGCGCATCTGGTGGGCAAGGTGCAGATGAACTTCGTGGAGCGCGATACGCCCTCCCGCATCGCCGACCTCTCGCGTTACATTGACCGTAACGGCAGTAAGGTGCGCAGTATCACGGGCGAGCTGCTATGGGACTACGGCAGCGGGCTGGTCACGGTCAATGCCCCGAAGGCACAGGGGGTATGCGGCTTCCTGCAGAAGGCGGGCACGGTGAGACTGCGCGACGTGACCATCTCCAGCCCTGTGGGGTATGGCACGATACTGCTGGTGCCGCTGGATGGACAGCCTCTGCGCACCTCGCGCAAGATGCTGTTGCAGGTGATGAGTGAAGACACGAACTACGGCTGGAGTGCACCCGGTACGGGCAAGCGAGCGATTCAAAATCTGGGCACTGCGCCCATCAACGTGCGGCGATTCAGCGGCACGGTCACCCTCACCCGTCCCGACGCCAGTCAGCTGAAGGTCACGCCGCTGGACTGGAACGGCTATCCTGCTGGCAAGCCCACTCCGGGAGGCAAAATCAACCTGCAGCCAACGGTGATGTATTACCTCATTGAGCGTTAACCTCAGAATACGCTATAATACGGGCGGAGGTGAAGCACAATGGCGACAACGACCCAATCAGCCTCCGCCCGTCCCCTGCCCCAGGGCAGAATCAGCTACGAAGAGTTTCTACAGTGGCTGGACGAAGACACCTGGGCGGAATGGGTAGATGGAGAGGTGCAAATCATGAGCCCCGTCGGTATCGAGCATGAACTGGTAGCAATGTATCTCAAAACACTACTGACAAGCCATGTTAGCATGAAAAACCTTGGGGTCGTGCTGGATGAGCCGTTTCAGATGAAAAGCGGACCAGAGCTGCCCGGACGCTCTCCAGACATCTTCTTCGTCTCTGCAGCCCGCGTCCACCTGATTCAGGAGCACTTCCTGAACGGTCCTGCCGACCTGGTGGTAGAGGTCATCAGTCCCGAAAGCCGCGCACGCGACCGCGGTGAGAAGTACTATGAATACGAGCAAGCAGGCGTGAAGGAGTACTGGATGGTAGACCCCGACCGGAAGCAGGTGGAGTTTCACGTACTCAGCCCGCAGGGCATCTACCAGCCCGCATTCGTGGGCAACGAGGGAGAATACCACTCCGCCGCCGTGGAAGGCTTCTGGATTCGGGTGGAGTGGCTGTGGCAGCGCCCGCCGATGCAGGAGGTACTGAAGGCGTGGGGATGGTTGTAATCAAAACCCCTACCTCCACCCCTTGTGTCCTATCTTCTCTACTGGTATCGCCCGAAAACCCAGTTTCCACGCTGGCGAATCGGGACGCAGACGGTAGTCGTCCTTCTCCGGAGCGACGAAGAGCGGGTCGTTAATCAGCGAATGGGCGTCGAAACCCGCCTTCTGCCAGTCCTCAAAGTCGCCCAGAGGTGTGATACGTCGATGGAGTTGTCGCAAATCGGCACCGCGCAGCCAGTACAGGTTATAATCCCACTCTGCGAAGCGGTCACGCCGATTGTCCCACGAGAAGATAAGCGTGGCTTCAGGCTTGGAGTAGACGATAATGTTGCGCACGAAGCGGTTGCCCTGCATGAAGTCGTCGCGCGGCTGCAGGCGAATCTGCTCAACAGAGGCATCTACGAAGACGTTGTTTTCGAATACGTTGTTTTTGCCTCCGTGCACGCAGATACCACCGTTCACCGTACGCGCCACGATGTTACCCAAGACGGTAGTGCCGCTGCTGTAGTCATCCAGATAGATGCCCCAGGTGAAGTACGGGGTGACGATTTTGCCGTCAGGCGTGCTAATCATGCCCACCGAGTCCAGAATCAGGTTATAGCGGATGATGTTGCCGGTGTCCTGCTGGTCTCTGCCCAGAGTCTCTATCGCGCCCGTGTCGTTGGTCTCCAGGTTCGTACGGCGCAGGTCATTATACTCCACGATGTTGCGGTGTGACTGGCGCGTGGGGTCCAGCGTCTTCAGCGAGATGGCGTATCGAGGGGTATCCCATATCGTGTTGTGCGCGATGCGGTTTTCACTACCTGTGATGACATATACCCCCGCCACATGTTTGTATATCAGCCCCAGCCGCTGCATGACGTTGCCTGCGACGAGGTTGCGGCGCGGCTGGCTGGCGTTGTCGCCGACGAGGATGACGCCCCCCTGCCCCACGTCCTCCACACGGTTCTTCACGAACTGGATGCGCTCACTCCGTTCCTCCAGCCGTAGCGCATAGCCGCCCGTCCAGCGAAACGTGCAGCCCGACACCACGCAATCGCGCGCGCCAGACATCCATATCACTGCATCCGCAGGCATGTAGTAGTTGGTGGTGAGTGTGTAATTGGTATCCATGAAGGTAAATCCCTCGAAGCGCAGATGCTCCACCCACCTGCCCTGTTCCGGTTCACCCTTCAGCACAATCAGGCGGTCTAACCGCGCCAGCACAGCAGGCTCAGCAGGTGGTGGGTTACCCTCGGCGAGATAGAGCAGCTCGCCCTTTTGCCTGTCCAGATACCACTCGTTGGGAGCGTCCAGCGCTTCGCGCACCCCTTCGATGAAATAGCGGTTGCCGAGGCGGATGTCGTCGGTATAACCGTCGGGCGGAAGGAGAACCCTGCGGGTATCGTAGTCGATGCGCACCACGGGGGCGATGGCGTTCACCCATCCCCACGCGGGAAAGATGTGCAGTTCCGCTCCCGAGATATCTTTCCAGCGCGGAAGATCGCCCTCGCGAAACACCAGGTACTGCCGGGAACCCGCAGGCTGGGGTGTCGCTACAGTGATTTCCTTGCCGATGGCTTCGTCGCACGCTTCCGCTTGAATCAAGAGAAGATGCCCTGTCTTCGGTTGATCGAGGCGGAACGCACCCCACCATTCGAAATCGCCGATTGCCTGTTTGGGGTCCCAGCTGGCGTCCTGTACCAGCGCAAGCGCATCCAGGTTCAGCCCACCGCCTTGCAGGTTTTTCCAGCGTAACGTGCGCTCCCCCGCCTGTAAGTGCAGTTCGGCAACCAGTGACCAGCGGAAGTTGCCCCACCCGCCAGTGTTGGGCAGGTTTCGCAGGGGTATTGCTTGGTCGTTGTCCACCTGTATGGCACACCGCCCGCTCATGTCGAACGCATCGCCCGCGTTATCCGCCGCGTAGCGCATCCAGAGACGATACCTGCCGGTTTCTGGCACGCGGATGCGCCATACCAGCGTGTCGCCCGGATGGTGAATGTTGCCCACCCCCTGTCCAAAAACGCCACGCTCCCACCGCTCGCCGTGAAAGTCGGCGAACAGCCAGCCACCTGTGAGCGGATTCTGGGCATCGAAGTTCGGGTGACGCGCGCGTATTGCCCAGCGATTACCCAGACGGAGCAAACGAGGGGTTTCTCCCATGCTCAGGGCATCGGGAACGCTTACAGACCAGAGGTTATTCCGTACCTTTCGCCAGCCGGACAGGGGCACTCCACCGCTCAGTACGACTGTGCCCACCTTCGCAGCACGGTAAACCACAGGCGCGTCGGGAGTGCCCGAGTCTTCGGGCGTGAACACCAGAGGCTCTTTCAGGTAGTAGGTGCCCTGCCCTACCACCACCTCCACCGGCTGACGTAGCCCCTGCCTTTTCAACTCTCGCACCGCCCTTTGGGCGCGCTGCAGGGTGGCAAAGGGTCCGTCCGTTCGGCGGGCGTTTGGTCGCTCCAGCCTGCCCGACCACGAATCGCTGCCCCGTGGGGAGACATAAAACCGCAACGGAGCCCCACCAGCAGCTATCGGCAACAATACTATCATGGCACACAGAGTCCTCATCGGCTATCTCCTCCTCGCTTCTACTCCTTCACGAAACGAATGTTGAGCGGATAGCGATACACTTCGCCCCTGCCTGCGGCGAGAATGCCCAGGATCATCACCACAATCTGAAAGATAGCCAGAGCGATGAAGAGCACAAGACCTATTAGCACAAAGGTCAGCAAAAAGGCAACAACCCAGTAGATGAGCATGGTAATCTGGAAATTGAGCACTTCCGTGGCGGTACGTCGGACGAAATCCGAATCTTTTCCCACCGTCAGCATCAGCACGAGCGGCAGAATAATGTTCCCCAGCAGTACCACTGTGGCGAGCGGGGCGAGGTGGCAGACAATCGCCCATGTGGTTTCACTGGAAGATGGCTGAGACATCGATGAGCCCTCCCCCTGCGTAAAGAGTCAATAGAGGGTTCAACACGGCTCGCCGTTTTCCTCTTACAATGCCCCTGCTCCCTCCGCGAGGGCATCCTTCAGCCAGGAGGTGGATGATTTACCGCAGAGAGCGCGGAGGACGCAGAGAGGGCTTGCTGTGAAGAAAAATCCCTGCGTGCTCAGCGGATTTTGTTCCCCCGGGCTAGCCCAACCAGTTCTTCACCTTATAAGCCAATATCGGGAACAGGCCGAGCAATATCTCCAGTTCTACAATGTTTGCCGCCTGCCGGCGACTGTAATACACCATGTGCCACAGTTCACCCACGACCGGTGCACAAAGATAGACTGTACCGTCCATGCTATTGATTCTGTCGAGAAGTTTCGGCTCTCCACGCCATATCCCGCTAACGTGGTTGGTGTCCATCAGGTAACGGCTCATTGAACTTCCCTTTCTCGCCACCTTGCCTCGATTATGCCTGAACTTATGGTTCACTTCTTCAGATTTGCTTTACAGCGCACCTGCTCCCTCTGCGAGAGCGTCCCTCAGCCTCTGGGCATCCGCGCGGATTTTGTTGCCTTCGGCGTCGGTGATATAGAAGACGCCCACCGCCTTACCTGCCCATGTGCTGAGCTTGGCACTGTGGATGTTCCATCCTAGCTGCGACAGCGCGCGACATACCCAGTACAGCATCCCGATATGTTCTGTGGTGCGCACCTCAATCACCGTGAACTGTTCCGAGAGATCGTGGTGAATCACCAGGCTCACCAACTCGGGGGGCGTTTGCTCCACGCGCCTGCGCCGCCTGAGTAATTCGACGACCGACATCTCACCGGTCAACACTGCTACCATGTTCTCTTCTATTTCGGCTCGCTTGGAGGGCGGAATGGGACGACCGCGATAGTCTACCCACAGGGTATCCAGTGCGATTTTGATTTCTCCCGAACGGGTGAACACGTTCGCCGCGTGTACTGCCACCTGCCCCGCGTACAACACCCCCGCAATCTTCGCCAGCAGAC contains the following coding sequences:
- a CDS encoding restriction endonuclease, encoding MATTTQSASARPLPQGRISYEEFLQWLDEDTWAEWVDGEVQIMSPVGIEHELVAMYLKTLLTSHVSMKNLGVVLDEPFQMKSGPELPGRSPDIFFVSAARVHLIQEHFLNGPADLVVEVISPESRARDRGEKYYEYEQAGVKEYWMVDPDRKQVEFHVLSPQGIYQPAFVGNEGEYHSAAVEGFWIRVEWLWQRPPMQEVLKAWGWL